In Terriglobus sp. TAA 43, a single window of DNA contains:
- a CDS encoding MFS transporter, with translation MPFDDAPHGAAARSLRPEIANRPDMRRRWFVIIPAVFVTYSLAYVDRANYGFGAAAGLADELHITASQSALLGSLFFFGYFLFQIPGAAYARKRSARLLIALALCTWGILAALTGVIRSYPLLAIDRLLLGAAESFILPGMLILLTKWFTRPERSRANTILLLGNPVTVLWMSAITGYIIRAFGWQMTFIIEGLPSVLWGFVWYAIVRDKPQDAHWTTSESRLELNMVLAAEQSSLPAVPNIAAALRNPNVILLSVQYLLWSIGVYGFVLWLPLMVRKGAATGMGVTGLLSAIPYAASIVLMLINSYFCDRASTRSRFVWPYLLVAGAAFFGSYLAADTSFWIAFGFLIVAGGCMYAPYGPFFAIIPEMLPANVAGEVMALINSMGALGSFLGSYLVGYLQGATGSSKAGYLLMSVSLLLSGILILLLRPVKATAAVKLSVE, from the coding sequence ATGCCCTTTGACGATGCTCCTCATGGTGCTGCTGCAAGGTCGTTGCGTCCCGAGATTGCGAATCGGCCCGATATGCGGCGGCGATGGTTCGTCATCATCCCTGCTGTCTTTGTCACCTACAGCCTTGCATATGTAGACCGCGCGAACTATGGCTTTGGCGCGGCCGCCGGGCTTGCGGATGAACTTCACATCACCGCGTCGCAATCGGCGCTGCTGGGGTCATTGTTCTTCTTCGGCTATTTCCTGTTTCAGATTCCCGGCGCAGCCTATGCGCGTAAACGCAGTGCGCGGCTACTGATTGCGTTGGCACTTTGCACGTGGGGCATTCTTGCTGCGTTGACCGGTGTCATTCGCAGCTATCCCCTGCTGGCGATTGATCGCCTGCTGTTGGGTGCAGCAGAGAGCTTCATTCTTCCGGGCATGCTGATCCTGCTGACGAAGTGGTTCACTCGACCCGAACGTTCACGCGCCAACACCATTCTGCTGCTGGGTAATCCAGTTACGGTGCTCTGGATGTCGGCCATTACCGGCTACATCATTCGTGCCTTCGGTTGGCAGATGACGTTCATCATCGAAGGTCTGCCGTCCGTGCTGTGGGGATTCGTCTGGTATGCGATAGTCCGCGACAAACCACAGGATGCGCACTGGACCACTAGTGAAAGCCGGTTGGAACTGAACATGGTGTTGGCGGCAGAACAATCATCACTGCCTGCCGTTCCGAACATCGCCGCAGCGCTGCGTAATCCCAACGTGATTCTGTTGTCGGTGCAATACCTGCTGTGGTCCATCGGCGTGTATGGATTCGTGTTGTGGCTGCCGTTAATGGTACGCAAAGGGGCAGCGACGGGCATGGGCGTGACGGGCCTGCTCAGCGCGATTCCTTACGCCGCAAGCATCGTGCTGATGCTGATCAATAGCTACTTCTGTGACCGCGCATCCACGCGTTCGCGCTTTGTGTGGCCATACCTTCTGGTGGCGGGAGCGGCCTTCTTCGGGTCGTATCTGGCGGCGGATACCAGCTTCTGGATTGCCTTCGGATTCCTCATCGTTGCGGGTGGATGTATGTATGCACCGTACGGCCCGTTCTTCGCGATCATCCCGGAGATGCTTCCCGCCAATGTTGCAGGAGAAGTAATGGCGCTCATCAACAGCATGGGCGCGCTAGGTTCGTTCCTGGGAAGTTATCTTGTGGGTTATTTGCAGGGTGCGACGGGCAGTTCGAAGGCTGGCTATCTGTTGATGTCCGTGTCGCTACTGCTGTCGGGAATATTGATTCTGCTGCTGCGGCCGGTGAAAGCCACAGCAGCAGTCAAACTCTCGGTGGAATAA
- a CDS encoding amino acid transporter — protein MSFPDWLLADLNVPSTHQPEAQNAWWRVMCLTGVDYFSTLGYQPGIAFLAAGVLSPLATLVLVLVTLFAALPIYRRVCQASPYGQGSIAMLQSLFPAWFGKIFVLILLGFATTDFIITMTLSAADGAAHLIHNPLMPAWIDHQVVVTLLILAILSGIFLKGFKEAIGVAVFLVTSYLVLNAVVVVAGVREIMHHPETLHGWRMALADRHQSPWMMIGIALLLFPRLALGLSGFETGVAVMPLIKAKDQEERVRNARHLLVTAAAIMSVFLIATSVITTVLIPPAAFQPGGDANGRAMAWLAHHYAGNVIGTTYDIVTILILGFAGASAMAGLLNLIPRYLPKFGMAPEWARASRPLVLVFMGIATLVTVLFHADVDAQGGAYATGVLVLITSASVAVMLNVQEKRLRYIFMATTAIFTYTTIANIVERPEGLKISSIFIASILFSSFVSRAMRSTELRISDVKLDAEAEAILEEDVDQIIRLVARGPEAGDAEQVLDVADWKIRHFHNLSNQECMFFFEVIRGDASDFSQTLQVTGRRVGRHRILSARSPVIANSIAALLIYLEQRTGKVPHVYFRWTEVSPAVNIMRFLFLGEGDTAPLTHEVLRRAIPQQERRPVVHVS, from the coding sequence ATGAGCTTTCCTGACTGGCTGCTAGCCGACCTGAACGTACCGAGCACGCACCAACCGGAGGCACAAAATGCCTGGTGGCGGGTGATGTGCCTGACCGGCGTGGATTACTTCTCCACGTTGGGATACCAGCCGGGCATTGCTTTTCTGGCCGCGGGTGTCTTATCGCCGCTAGCTACGCTGGTGCTGGTGCTGGTCACGCTGTTTGCGGCGCTGCCCATCTATCGGCGCGTCTGCCAGGCCAGCCCATACGGCCAGGGCTCCATTGCAATGCTGCAGTCGCTGTTCCCTGCGTGGTTCGGCAAGATATTCGTACTGATTCTGCTGGGGTTTGCCACAACGGACTTCATCATCACGATGACGCTGTCCGCGGCCGATGGCGCGGCCCACTTGATCCATAATCCGCTGATGCCTGCGTGGATCGATCACCAGGTAGTGGTGACGCTGCTGATTCTGGCGATTCTCAGCGGCATCTTCCTGAAGGGTTTCAAGGAAGCCATTGGCGTTGCGGTGTTTCTGGTCACCAGCTACCTGGTTCTGAATGCAGTGGTTGTTGTGGCGGGAGTGCGGGAGATCATGCATCATCCGGAGACGCTTCACGGCTGGCGCATGGCCCTTGCCGACCGACACCAGAGTCCGTGGATGATGATCGGCATCGCGCTACTGTTATTCCCCAGGCTGGCACTGGGTCTCTCAGGATTCGAAACCGGCGTAGCTGTAATGCCTCTGATCAAGGCGAAGGACCAGGAAGAACGGGTTCGGAATGCGCGTCATCTGCTGGTAACGGCGGCGGCGATCATGAGCGTCTTCCTGATTGCCACCAGCGTCATCACCACCGTGCTGATTCCCCCTGCGGCATTCCAGCCCGGCGGAGACGCGAACGGCCGCGCCATGGCGTGGCTGGCACATCACTATGCCGGGAACGTCATCGGTACGACCTACGACATTGTCACCATCCTGATTCTTGGGTTTGCCGGCGCTTCCGCCATGGCGGGATTGCTGAACCTGATTCCGCGTTACCTGCCAAAGTTCGGTATGGCACCGGAATGGGCGCGCGCGTCGCGTCCGCTGGTGCTGGTGTTCATGGGCATTGCGACGCTGGTTACCGTTCTGTTCCACGCAGATGTCGACGCGCAGGGTGGCGCCTATGCAACTGGCGTGCTGGTGCTCATCACGTCTGCCTCCGTCGCCGTAATGCTGAATGTGCAGGAGAAACGGCTGCGCTATATATTTATGGCGACCACAGCCATCTTCACCTACACGACCATCGCAAACATCGTGGAACGACCAGAAGGTCTGAAGATTTCTTCCATCTTTATCGCTTCCATTCTGTTTTCATCGTTCGTCTCGCGTGCGATGCGCTCTACCGAACTTCGCATCTCCGATGTGAAGCTGGATGCCGAGGCAGAAGCCATTCTGGAAGAAGATGTGGATCAAATCATCCGCCTGGTGGCGCGCGGGCCTGAGGCAGGAGACGCGGAACAGGTGCTCGATGTGGCCGATTGGAAGATCAGGCACTTTCACAATCTATCGAATCAGGAATGCATGTTCTTCTTCGAAGTAATTCGCGGCGATGCGTCTGACTTCTCCCAAACTCTTCAGGTGACGGGACGGCGCGTGGGACGACACCGCATTCTAAGTGCGCGCAGCCCTGTGATTGCCAATTCGATTGCGGCGCTGCTGATCTATTTGGAACAACGCACCGGCAAAGTTCCGCATGTGTACTTCCGCTGGACCGAAGTCAGTCCCGCAGTGAACATCATGCGCTTCCTCTTCCTGGGTGAAGGCGATACAGCACCGTTGACGCATGAAGTGCTGCGTCGCGCGATTCCGCAACAAGAGCGGCGGCCTGTGGTTCACGTAAGTTGA
- a CDS encoding winged helix-turn-helix domain-containing protein, with protein MSQTIFLLEDDADISRLVRYQLEANGFIVQAFANAGEVLPAAERKAPGLFLLDIMVPGGDGLDLCRRLRLNPALSSIPVIFLTALASESDRVHGLELGADDYITKPFSTRELLARVKAVLRRFERHEPAETIRMGDIEIDSGAMQLRVRGEVVTTTATEFRLLDYLARHPGRVFSRDQLLDAVWGDARFVTPRSVDVYVRRIREKIEDDAEDPRYLKTMRGAGYRFERPDRIAQTLTAATVTE; from the coding sequence GTGAGCCAGACTATCTTTTTGCTGGAAGACGATGCGGATATTAGCCGGTTAGTCCGCTACCAACTGGAGGCGAACGGATTCATCGTCCAGGCCTTTGCGAATGCCGGAGAAGTGCTTCCGGCAGCCGAACGGAAGGCTCCGGGACTGTTCCTGCTGGACATCATGGTGCCTGGTGGCGATGGCCTGGATCTGTGCCGCCGTCTTCGCCTGAATCCTGCACTGAGCTCCATTCCGGTGATTTTCCTGACCGCGCTGGCTTCGGAGAGCGATCGCGTCCACGGCTTGGAACTTGGTGCCGATGATTACATCACCAAGCCCTTCAGCACGCGCGAGCTTCTGGCCCGCGTAAAGGCTGTGCTGCGCCGGTTTGAGCGCCACGAGCCTGCTGAGACCATCCGCATGGGCGACATTGAGATTGATAGCGGCGCCATGCAGCTTCGCGTGCGTGGAGAAGTGGTTACCACCACCGCCACCGAGTTCCGTCTGCTGGATTATCTTGCCCGCCATCCCGGCCGCGTTTTCAGCCGCGATCAGTTGCTGGATGCCGTTTGGGGCGATGCACGCTTTGTCACGCCGCGCTCTGTCGACGTGTACGTGCGCCGCATTCGCGAAAAGATTGAAGACGATGCCGAAGATCCGCGTTACCTGAAGACCATGCGCGGTGCAGGCTATCGCTTTGAGCGTCCGGATCGCATTGCCCAGACGCTGACTGCAGCCACCGTCACGGAATAA
- a CDS encoding NAD(P)/FAD-dependent oxidoreductase has translation MTARIAIVGGGPGGVTLARILHQNGREVAVLERESSFVYRPQGGSLDIHADSGQIALAKAGLTAEFQRIARHQDQQMRLYDKEGTLRLLDESSEGERPEVDRGHLRQMLLDSLPQDVVRWNQHVTSVEAQQDGTCDVIFAGGHRERYDLVVGADGTWSKVRPAVSPAQPEYSGIVFVELGIHNVDRRHPAIAKLVGHGMTFSLGDSMGLMMHRDANAHIGFYAAFHGPVDIYAGKSEAEIRAELMKKFSGWAGNLTSLIAESDEVVGVRGIYWLPPGHRWKHVPGVTLLGDAAHVMSPFGGDGANFALQDAGELAEVLLQKDWRQQLPIFEEAMAARCERPAAAANAAILKAFSPDGFTHSFHMMQQLIPKARAFPAKS, from the coding sequence ATGACTGCACGCATCGCAATCGTCGGTGGAGGACCCGGAGGGGTAACACTGGCGCGCATCCTCCATCAAAACGGCAGGGAAGTCGCCGTCCTGGAACGCGAATCTTCCTTTGTCTACCGGCCTCAGGGAGGTTCGCTGGACATCCACGCGGACAGCGGCCAGATTGCATTGGCAAAGGCCGGACTAACCGCAGAGTTCCAGCGTATCGCCCGTCATCAGGACCAGCAGATGCGGCTCTACGACAAGGAAGGAACTCTGCGCCTGCTGGATGAAAGTTCCGAAGGTGAAAGGCCTGAGGTAGATCGCGGCCATCTGCGTCAGATGCTGCTTGATTCCTTACCGCAAGACGTGGTGCGCTGGAATCAGCATGTGACGTCTGTTGAAGCACAGCAGGATGGAACCTGCGACGTGATCTTTGCGGGCGGCCATCGTGAGCGCTACGACCTGGTGGTGGGCGCCGATGGCACATGGTCAAAAGTCCGTCCAGCAGTATCCCCTGCACAACCGGAATACAGCGGAATCGTCTTTGTGGAACTGGGTATTCACAATGTGGATCGACGCCATCCTGCCATCGCAAAACTTGTCGGGCATGGCATGACGTTTTCTCTCGGCGACAGCATGGGGCTGATGATGCATCGCGATGCGAACGCGCATATCGGCTTCTACGCAGCGTTTCACGGTCCCGTGGATATCTATGCGGGAAAATCGGAAGCTGAAATTCGCGCTGAATTGATGAAGAAGTTTTCCGGATGGGCTGGCAATCTGACCAGCCTGATTGCAGAGAGCGATGAAGTGGTTGGTGTGCGCGGAATCTACTGGCTGCCGCCGGGACATCGCTGGAAACATGTACCGGGTGTCACATTGCTTGGAGACGCCGCACATGTGATGAGTCCCTTCGGCGGCGACGGCGCAAATTTCGCACTGCAGGATGCAGGTGAGCTTGCCGAAGTCCTCTTGCAGAAGGATTGGAGACAGCAGCTTCCGATCTTCGAAGAGGCTATGGCAGCACGCTGCGAACGTCCGGCTGCAGCGGCAAATGCAGCCATCCTGAAGGCTTTTTCACCAGACGGATTCACGCATAGCTTCCACATGATGCAGCAGCTTATCCCAAAGGCAAGAGCGTTTCCCGCAAAGTCATAG
- a CDS encoding MarR family winged helix-turn-helix transcriptional regulator translates to MDSKFSPGPGQLIQRMARMSNRWIEPRLQEMGLAVAQVPVFGALQQRGSMSQRELATLLHVEQPTMAQLLNRMERDGLIVRKPDPNDGRSSLISITPRALKRSEAARDVLMEGRQISLQGFTKAEVDTLQQLLQRMVDNMEAELGK, encoded by the coding sequence ATGGATAGCAAATTTTCTCCAGGGCCGGGTCAACTCATCCAACGCATGGCGCGCATGAGTAATCGCTGGATCGAGCCACGTCTGCAGGAGATGGGGCTGGCTGTGGCGCAGGTGCCGGTGTTTGGGGCATTGCAGCAGCGGGGTTCGATGTCACAGCGAGAACTGGCCACGCTGCTGCATGTGGAGCAGCCGACGATGGCGCAACTTCTGAATCGCATGGAACGCGACGGTCTGATTGTCCGCAAACCCGATCCGAACGATGGCCGCAGCAGCCTGATTTCAATTACGCCGCGGGCGCTCAAACGCTCAGAGGCTGCACGCGATGTACTGATGGAAGGTCGCCAGATCTCGTTGCAGGGGTTCACAAAGGCCGAAGTGGACACGCTGCAACAGCTTTTGCAACGCATGGTGGACAACATGGAAGCGGAACTGGGCAAGTAA
- the phoU gene encoding phosphate signaling complex protein PhoU: MRKRFHQSLDELKEKLLVMAGFAEQAIQRSIEAYRTRDPELVELVRRSEPAINRLEREIDSTALDLLAMEQPMAVDLRFILSVIRINGDLERVGDLAVNIALRAGETNDLQPVDLPVDIPRMGTLAAAMIRKALEAFIDGDAQLAENVLALDDEVDTLNSAAFHALSNVIRNQPQYTSQALHAMLIARNLERVGDHATNIAEDVIFWVKGRDIRHAAPAA; encoded by the coding sequence ATGCGTAAACGCTTTCATCAATCGCTGGACGAACTGAAGGAAAAACTGCTGGTGATGGCAGGCTTTGCGGAGCAGGCCATTCAGCGTTCCATTGAGGCGTACCGCACACGCGACCCCGAACTGGTGGAGCTTGTGCGCCGCAGCGAACCAGCCATCAATCGCCTCGAACGCGAGATCGATTCCACTGCGCTCGACCTGCTCGCCATGGAACAGCCTATGGCCGTGGACCTGCGTTTCATCCTCTCAGTCATCCGTATCAATGGTGACCTGGAACGTGTCGGCGATCTGGCCGTGAACATTGCCCTGCGTGCCGGAGAAACGAACGACCTGCAGCCGGTAGATCTTCCGGTCGACATTCCGCGCATGGGAACGCTCGCTGCCGCAATGATTCGTAAAGCACTGGAAGCCTTCATCGACGGTGACGCGCAGCTTGCCGAAAACGTACTCGCATTGGACGACGAAGTGGATACGCTGAACTCTGCTGCCTTCCACGCGCTTTCGAACGTGATCCGCAATCAGCCGCAGTACACCTCGCAGGCGCTGCATGCCATGCTGATTGCGCGCAATCTGGAACGCGTAGGCGACCACGCCACCAACATCGCGGAAGATGTCATTTTCTGGGTAAAGGGACGCGACATTCGCCACGCAGCGCCGGCGGCGTAA
- a CDS encoding CvpA family protein, translating to MNEALHGAAAGLGHMNPLDWCIALVLTLSTVMAFMRGLIRSVVSLAGILAGVLLAFWYCHRLAGWLHRWITQSSLAEVAAFVLILVSVIVVAALVGRALRGACSAVGLGFLDRLGGACFGFARGILLLAALLLPVAPFLGSVPAAQTSLLLPYLLPAAHGISFVVPRDFGRRLSATDWLTHARTAAGEWTPAVVRTMPSERGKYE from the coding sequence ATGAACGAAGCTCTCCATGGCGCGGCGGCTGGACTGGGGCACATGAACCCCTTGGACTGGTGCATTGCGCTGGTGCTGACCCTGTCGACCGTGATGGCGTTTATGCGCGGTCTGATTCGGTCAGTGGTTTCGTTGGCGGGGATTCTGGCTGGGGTGCTGCTGGCGTTCTGGTATTGCCATCGACTTGCGGGGTGGCTGCATCGCTGGATCACGCAGTCGTCTTTGGCGGAAGTTGCGGCGTTTGTGCTGATTCTGGTTTCCGTGATCGTGGTGGCCGCGCTGGTGGGGCGGGCACTGCGGGGGGCGTGTTCGGCGGTTGGATTGGGTTTCCTGGACCGGCTGGGTGGGGCCTGTTTCGGCTTTGCGAGGGGGATTTTGCTGCTGGCGGCGTTGTTGTTGCCGGTGGCTCCGTTTCTGGGGAGTGTACCCGCGGCACAAACATCTCTCTTGCTTCCCTATTTGCTTCCGGCCGCACATGGGATATCCTTCGTTGTGCCGCGTGACTTTGGCAGACGACTCTCCGCAACCGATTGGCTGACCCATGCCAGGACGGCTGCAGGCGAGTGGACGCCCGCCGTAGTCCGCACGATGCCATCTGAGCGAGGTAAGTACGAGTGA
- a CDS encoding helix-turn-helix domain-containing protein, whose amino-acid sequence MKRELDALVAQMHADGISYEDAVREFKRRYLLQVLINHRGNQCKSAEELGMHRNTLSRTLAELNMDTAQIRNGLKRPARSERAAGTPRLQTIARVR is encoded by the coding sequence GTGAAGCGCGAACTGGACGCACTGGTGGCACAAATGCACGCCGATGGCATTTCCTATGAGGACGCTGTCCGCGAATTCAAGCGCCGTTACCTCCTTCAGGTACTCATCAATCACCGCGGCAATCAGTGCAAGAGCGCTGAAGAACTGGGCATGCACCGCAATACGCTGAGCCGTACGCTCGCGGAGCTGAACATGGACACCGCGCAGATTCGCAACGGCTTGAAGCGTCCGGCACGCAGCGAGCGCGCAGCGGGTACACCGCGTCTGCAGACGATCGCCCGCGTCCGTTGA
- a CDS encoding phosphoribosylaminoimidazolesuccinocarboxamide synthase, whose translation MPLGDRKPILSGKVRDLYEAGPDQLLFVASDRISAFDHVLGSTIPDKGKVLTQISLFWFDYLRNLVPNHLLTADVRDYPADLQPYSNYLRGRSMIVHKAKMVQVECVARGFLSGSGWKDYQRTGEVCGIPLPAGLRESDRLPTPIFTPAAKNHTGHDENIGFDQVVASVGGELAEKLRTLTLSIYTTAAKYAESKGLILADTKFEFGFVPAKDGSDMLVLADEVLTPDSSRYWLASGYAPGGAQPSFDKQYVRDYLEEIHWDKQPPAPSLPEEVVTETRLKYLQAFMQLTGKAKLPE comes from the coding sequence ATGCCACTGGGCGACCGGAAACCGATTTTGAGCGGTAAGGTGCGAGACCTGTATGAGGCCGGACCGGACCAGCTGCTCTTTGTTGCCAGCGACCGCATCTCTGCGTTTGATCACGTACTGGGCAGCACCATCCCGGACAAGGGCAAGGTGCTTACGCAGATCTCCCTTTTCTGGTTCGACTATCTACGCAACCTGGTGCCGAACCATCTGCTGACGGCCGATGTGCGCGATTATCCCGCTGATCTGCAGCCGTACAGCAACTACCTCCGTGGCCGCAGCATGATCGTCCACAAAGCAAAGATGGTGCAGGTGGAGTGCGTGGCTCGCGGCTTCCTTTCCGGATCGGGATGGAAGGACTATCAGCGTACCGGCGAAGTGTGCGGGATTCCGCTGCCTGCGGGTCTGCGCGAGAGCGATCGCCTGCCGACGCCGATCTTCACGCCCGCGGCAAAGAACCATACCGGGCACGATGAAAACATCGGATTCGATCAGGTGGTGGCTTCAGTGGGCGGTGAACTCGCCGAGAAGCTGCGCACGCTGACGCTTTCCATTTACACCACCGCCGCGAAGTATGCGGAAAGCAAGGGGCTGATCCTTGCGGATACGAAGTTTGAATTTGGCTTCGTCCCGGCAAAGGACGGCAGCGACATGCTGGTTCTGGCCGATGAAGTCCTGACACCGGATTCGTCGCGCTACTGGCTCGCGAGCGGCTATGCTCCCGGTGGAGCGCAGCCTTCGTTCGACAAGCAGTACGTCCGCGACTATCTGGAAGAGATTCACTGGGACAAGCAGCCTCCTGCGCCGTCGTTGCCGGAAGAAGTGGTCACCGAGACGCGGTTGAAGTATCTACAGGCGTTCATGCAGCTGACGGGCAAGGCAAAGCTGCCGGAATAA
- the pstB gene encoding phosphate ABC transporter ATP-binding protein PstB, with translation MGVAIAVDNLNAWYGKTHTLKGITLEIAANSATALIGPSGCGKSTFVRCLNRLHETAPHARVEGTIRIGDEDIYDDASPVEVRRRVGMVFQRPNPFPTMSIYENVAAGLRLGGVAKRSELDEVVERSLRQAALWEEVKDHLRTKSGASLSGGQQQRLCIARALAVDPEVLLMDEPASALDPVSTGKIEDLIFELKDDYTIVIVTHSMQQAARVAEDTGFFLSGELVEFDKTDRVFTNPRDKRTEDYITGRFG, from the coding sequence GTGGGCGTTGCTATCGCCGTTGACAATTTGAATGCGTGGTACGGCAAGACCCACACGCTGAAGGGCATCACGCTGGAGATTGCGGCAAACTCCGCAACGGCGCTGATCGGACCCTCCGGTTGCGGCAAAAGCACGTTTGTACGCTGCCTGAACCGTCTCCATGAGACGGCTCCGCATGCCCGCGTGGAAGGCACCATCCGCATCGGCGATGAAGACATTTATGACGATGCGTCGCCGGTCGAAGTGCGCCGTCGCGTCGGTATGGTCTTCCAGCGACCCAACCCGTTTCCGACGATGTCCATCTACGAGAATGTGGCAGCCGGGCTGAGGTTGGGCGGCGTTGCCAAGCGCTCGGAACTGGACGAAGTTGTCGAGCGATCGTTGCGACAGGCTGCTCTATGGGAAGAGGTGAAGGATCACCTCCGCACCAAGAGCGGCGCCAGTCTTTCCGGTGGTCAGCAGCAACGTTTGTGCATTGCACGCGCTCTTGCAGTCGACCCCGAAGTGCTGTTGATGGATGAACCCGCTAGTGCGCTCGATCCCGTCTCAACAGGCAAGATTGAAGATTTGATCTTTGAGCTGAAGGACGATTACACCATCGTCATCGTCACGCACAGCATGCAGCAGGCGGCGCGCGTGGCAGAGGATACAGGCTTCTTTCTTTCGGGGGAACTGGTCGAGTTCGATAAGACCGACCGCGTCTTCACCAACCCACGCGACAAGCGAACCGAGGATTACATTACAGGGAGGTTCGGCTGA
- a CDS encoding cell wall metabolism sensor histidine kinase WalK yields MTRPLHNPLVSLLLALLAGVALLLLVAQHPVWLWPAAVLFVAVCTLCGMAVRSGMLRRAEAAARAVEQIGAVPAQQISSGSAESIRILQPVFSAVRSSAEAVDRDRERLLESRHQLEVLLEGMQDAVLGLDAAGRVQWSNAALQRLMQREGPGVSVRHGRALVHTFRDPAVLACVQGTLDNGTTQECRSELLLHGSIFHVTASPLPGGGAVVVLRDTTRFEAVERQQRDFVANVSHELRTPLTSIVGYVETVLDTEPLSPAANEFLETVLKNASRMHRLTEDLLMLAKVERGDVILDPLPISAELLVRDALVTVSGAPYAEEAKLEIGEITEQRVMADEHAILQVLGNLLENALKYSSGMERVPHVIVSARPVENAVEFSVKDFGPGIPSEHLPRLFERFYRVEKARSREKGGTGLGLSIAKQLIEQHGGRIWVESELAKGSTFLFTLPVAS; encoded by the coding sequence GTGACGCGTCCGCTCCACAATCCGTTGGTATCACTGTTGCTGGCTCTGCTGGCGGGTGTTGCGCTCCTGTTGTTGGTGGCGCAACATCCCGTGTGGCTGTGGCCTGCTGCGGTTCTCTTCGTTGCAGTCTGCACGCTTTGCGGTATGGCAGTACGAAGCGGGATGCTCCGTCGTGCGGAGGCTGCCGCCAGGGCCGTTGAGCAGATCGGCGCTGTACCCGCACAGCAGATTTCGTCTGGCTCTGCCGAGTCGATTCGCATTCTGCAGCCAGTCTTTTCTGCGGTAAGAAGCTCTGCGGAAGCCGTGGATCGTGATCGCGAACGTCTGCTGGAAAGCCGTCATCAGCTGGAAGTGCTTCTAGAAGGCATGCAAGACGCTGTTCTCGGCTTGGACGCTGCAGGTCGCGTGCAGTGGAGTAACGCCGCTTTGCAGCGACTCATGCAGCGCGAAGGGCCGGGCGTCTCCGTGCGCCACGGACGCGCACTGGTCCACACCTTCCGTGATCCTGCGGTGCTGGCTTGCGTGCAGGGAACTCTCGACAACGGGACCACGCAGGAATGCCGCAGTGAACTGCTGCTGCATGGCAGCATCTTTCATGTGACGGCATCGCCGCTGCCCGGAGGCGGTGCTGTCGTTGTGTTGCGCGACACCACACGGTTTGAGGCCGTGGAGCGCCAGCAGCGCGACTTCGTAGCGAACGTCTCGCATGAATTGCGCACACCCCTGACCTCCATCGTTGGCTACGTGGAAACGGTTCTGGACACCGAACCGCTTTCGCCTGCAGCTAACGAATTTCTGGAAACGGTCTTGAAGAACGCTTCACGTATGCATCGCCTCACAGAAGATCTGCTTATGTTGGCGAAGGTAGAGCGTGGCGATGTGATCCTTGACCCTCTTCCTATCTCTGCAGAACTCCTCGTCCGGGACGCACTTGTGACTGTCTCAGGCGCACCCTATGCCGAAGAGGCGAAGCTTGAGATCGGTGAAATCACAGAGCAGCGTGTCATGGCCGATGAACACGCCATCCTTCAAGTACTGGGTAATTTGCTAGAGAATGCGCTGAAGTACTCCTCCGGCATGGAGCGCGTGCCACATGTGATCGTGAGCGCGCGTCCTGTAGAGAATGCGGTGGAATTTTCCGTGAAGGACTTCGGCCCTGGCATTCCGTCTGAACATCTGCCGCGCCTCTTTGAGCGTTTTTATCGCGTCGAAAAAGCGCGTTCGCGTGAGAAGGGTGGCACTGGTCTGGGCCTCTCCATCGCGAAACAACTCATCGAGCAGCACGGCGGTCGTATCTGGGTTGAAAGTGAACTCGCCAAGGGAAGCACCTTCCTGTTCACGCTGCCAGTAGCTTCGTGA